In a single window of the Micromonospora sp. WMMD1155 genome:
- a CDS encoding ADP-ribosylglycohydrolase family protein, whose protein sequence is MMAAVIHNSALRASGSLYGLAYGDALGKPTEFLTVAEIERRYGPAGPRELSGEPALVTDDTQMALAVGWALHEAPSLTPEAVEPLLRQRFVAWSVSPDNNRAPGMTCLRACAELSRGVRWQEATVAGSKGCGANMRVTPVGLLDTDLDTLAGLAQLQAGLTHGHPTGLAASELTAYAVFALRAGATLPEVPALLIERARSQRLVYREHWLGDLWQRPGSRSPEEFIAQGWDECLVALGRLVNALGRPDDGGDPCRATGEGWVAEEALATALLCAVRHVDDPVTALARGATTAGDSDSIAALAGAFVGAALGMAAWPTEWADRIEHADQLATLGAVWD, encoded by the coding sequence ATGATGGCCGCCGTGATCCACAACTCAGCGCTGCGCGCCTCCGGTTCGCTCTACGGCCTCGCCTACGGTGACGCGCTGGGCAAGCCGACCGAGTTCCTGACCGTCGCCGAGATCGAACGCCGGTACGGTCCGGCCGGGCCCCGCGAGCTGTCCGGCGAGCCGGCCCTGGTCACCGACGACACCCAGATGGCGCTCGCCGTGGGCTGGGCACTCCACGAGGCGCCCTCGTTGACCCCGGAAGCGGTGGAGCCGCTGCTGCGGCAACGCTTCGTGGCCTGGTCGGTCAGCCCGGACAACAACCGCGCCCCGGGCATGACCTGCCTGCGCGCCTGCGCCGAGCTGAGCCGTGGGGTGCGCTGGCAGGAAGCGACAGTGGCCGGGTCGAAGGGCTGCGGGGCCAACATGCGGGTCACCCCGGTCGGCCTGCTCGACACCGACCTGGACACCCTCGCCGGGCTGGCCCAGCTACAGGCCGGGCTGACCCACGGTCACCCGACCGGGCTGGCCGCCAGCGAGCTGACCGCGTACGCGGTCTTCGCGCTACGCGCGGGAGCCACACTGCCCGAGGTGCCCGCGCTTCTCATCGAGCGGGCGCGGTCCCAGCGCCTGGTTTACCGAGAGCACTGGCTGGGTGACCTGTGGCAGCGCCCCGGTTCGCGGTCTCCGGAGGAGTTCATCGCCCAGGGCTGGGACGAGTGCCTGGTGGCGCTGGGCCGACTGGTGAACGCGCTCGGGCGGCCGGACGACGGCGGTGACCCGTGCCGGGCCACCGGAGAGGGTTGGGTCGCCGAGGAGGCGCTGGCCACCGCGCTGCTCTGCGCCGTACGGCACGTCGACGACCCGGTCACCGCCCTGGCCCGGGGCGCGACCACCGCCGGCGACTCCGACTCGATCGCCGCCCTGGCCGGCGCGTTCGTGGGCGCGGCGCTCGGGATGGCCGCCTGGCCGACCGAATGGGCCGACCGCATCGAGCACGCGGACCAGCTCGCCACCCTCGGCGCCGTCTGGGACTGA
- a CDS encoding cysteine desulfurase family protein, whose protein sequence is MAYLDHAATTPMLDEALEAYVATAREVGNASSLHAAGRRARRRVEESRERVAAVLGARPSEVIFTGGGTESDNLAVKGVFWARRDADRRRVVSSAVEHHAVLDAVDWLAQHEGAEVGLLPVDAVGRLDPEDLRAELAAHADRVAVVTAMWANNEVGTLQPVAELAAVAAEYGVPFHTDAIQAVGQVPVDFAASGVAALTVTGHKLGGPAGVGALLLGRDVAATPLLHGGGQERDIRSGTLDTAGIVAFAVAVEAAVKGQQEYAARVAALRDDLIERVRRAVPEVIYNGDPVDRLPGNAHFSFPGSEGDALLLLLDAQGIACSTGSACSAGVAQPSHVLLAMGADDDRARSSLRFSLGHTSTQADVDAVVAALPAAVERARRAAAPRTPR, encoded by the coding sequence ATGGCTTACCTGGATCACGCGGCGACGACTCCGATGCTCGACGAGGCACTGGAGGCGTACGTCGCTACCGCCCGCGAGGTTGGCAACGCGTCCTCCCTGCACGCGGCGGGTCGCCGTGCCCGTCGCCGGGTCGAGGAGTCACGCGAGCGGGTGGCCGCGGTGCTGGGTGCACGGCCCTCCGAGGTGATCTTCACCGGCGGTGGCACCGAGAGCGACAACCTCGCGGTCAAGGGCGTCTTCTGGGCTCGGCGGGACGCCGACCGCCGCCGGGTGGTCTCCAGCGCCGTCGAGCACCACGCCGTGCTGGACGCGGTCGACTGGTTGGCGCAGCACGAGGGTGCCGAGGTCGGCCTGCTGCCGGTGGACGCCGTCGGCCGGCTCGACCCGGAGGACCTGCGCGCCGAATTGGCCGCGCACGCCGACCGGGTGGCGGTGGTCACCGCGATGTGGGCGAACAACGAGGTGGGCACCCTCCAGCCGGTCGCCGAGCTGGCCGCCGTCGCCGCCGAGTACGGTGTGCCGTTCCACACCGACGCCATCCAGGCGGTCGGTCAGGTGCCCGTCGACTTCGCCGCCAGCGGGGTGGCCGCGCTGACCGTCACCGGGCACAAGCTGGGCGGCCCGGCCGGGGTGGGCGCGCTGCTGCTCGGCCGGGACGTGGCGGCCACGCCGCTGCTGCACGGTGGCGGGCAGGAACGGGACATCCGCTCCGGCACCCTCGACACCGCCGGCATCGTCGCCTTCGCGGTCGCCGTCGAGGCCGCCGTCAAGGGCCAGCAGGAGTACGCGGCCCGGGTGGCCGCCCTCCGCGACGACCTGATCGAGCGGGTGCGCCGGGCGGTACCCGAGGTGATCTACAACGGTGACCCGGTCGACCGGCTGCCCGGCAACGCGCACTTCTCCTTCCCTGGCTCCGAGGGCGACGCCCTGCTCCTGTTGCTCGACGCGCAGGGGATCGCCTGCTCGACGGGGTCGGCCTGCTCGGCCGGGGTGGCCCAGCCGTCGCACGTGCTCCTGGCGATGGGCGCCGACGACGACCGCGCCCGCTCCTCGCTGCGCTTCTCCCTGGGCCACACCAGCACCCAGGCCGACGTCGACGCCGTCGTGGCGGCCCTCCCGGCAGCAGTCGAGCGAGCCCGCCGAGCCGCCGCCCCCCGCACCCCCCGCTAA
- a CDS encoding type II toxin-antitoxin system PemK/MazF family toxin has product MPEALLWAAAILLAVAAGWAWNSWRHRVSTRPPGTRPDRAAPARPGGRRPAPPRPRGTDRPAAKPRPRDSDRHDVPAPGEIWWADVPYADGTGSKVRPCLVLRADSRGADVLKITSQDKSDRDDHVRIPTRDWDPGAEHDSYLSLTEPIRLDFAAFADHAGRCDADLWRTIRGLRHLPTA; this is encoded by the coding sequence ATGCCCGAGGCGCTGCTCTGGGCCGCGGCGATCCTGCTGGCGGTGGCCGCTGGTTGGGCGTGGAACAGTTGGCGGCACCGGGTGTCGACCCGCCCTCCGGGCACCCGCCCGGATCGCGCCGCCCCGGCCCGTCCCGGCGGTCGACGTCCGGCTCCGCCTCGACCGCGCGGCACCGACCGGCCCGCGGCCAAGCCCCGCCCACGCGACTCCGACCGGCACGACGTCCCGGCACCCGGCGAGATCTGGTGGGCCGACGTGCCGTACGCCGACGGCACCGGATCGAAGGTGCGCCCGTGCCTGGTGCTACGCGCGGATTCCCGGGGCGCCGACGTTCTGAAGATCACCAGCCAGGACAAGAGCGACCGGGACGACCACGTGCGGATCCCCACCCGGGACTGGGACCCCGGCGCGGAGCACGACAGCTACCTCAGCCTGACCGAGCCGATCCGACTCGACTTCGCCGCATTCGCCGACCACGCCGGGCGCTGCGACGCCGACCTGTGGCGCACGATACGCGGCCTGCGTCACCTGCCCACCGCCTGA
- a CDS encoding methionine synthase, which produces MTDQAWPWAAGSATGIGSLPGTDIGEAQRVVLGELPDLPHLPELPARGPGADLIGRSAGLLVDLPVEVYAGRWRVAPRPGRDLRRALDLMERDLDQLAEQAEEYAGPIKVQAAGPLTLAASLELPIGGRLLRDAGAVRDLAGSLAEGLRAHVAAVARRLPRASVLLQVDEPSLPAVLAGRVPTESGFGAYRAVESADAAALLRTLVETVGVPTLVHCCAPDVPLELIRCTGAVAVALDLDLVTDLDPLGEAIDAGLGLLAGAAPTRPPSAGRAPTSAQIADRVRQLWDRLGFPRRQLAQQVVVTPACGLAGATPEYARAVLTACRDAGRRLAEV; this is translated from the coding sequence GTGACAGATCAGGCGTGGCCCTGGGCGGCGGGTTCGGCGACCGGGATCGGCTCGTTGCCCGGCACCGACATCGGCGAGGCCCAGCGGGTGGTCCTCGGTGAGCTTCCCGACCTGCCCCACCTGCCCGAGCTACCGGCCCGTGGTCCCGGCGCGGACCTGATCGGCCGCTCCGCCGGGCTGCTCGTCGACCTGCCGGTCGAGGTCTACGCCGGCCGTTGGCGGGTCGCCCCGCGCCCGGGCCGGGACCTGCGCCGAGCCCTCGACCTGATGGAACGCGACCTGGACCAGCTCGCCGAGCAGGCCGAGGAGTACGCCGGACCGATCAAGGTGCAGGCCGCCGGCCCTCTCACGCTCGCCGCCTCCCTGGAGCTGCCGATCGGTGGTCGCCTGTTGCGTGACGCCGGCGCGGTCCGCGACCTGGCCGGCTCCCTCGCCGAAGGGCTGCGCGCCCACGTCGCGGCGGTGGCCCGGCGGCTTCCCCGGGCGTCGGTGCTGCTCCAGGTGGACGAACCGTCGCTGCCGGCCGTGCTGGCCGGGCGGGTGCCGACCGAGAGCGGGTTCGGCGCGTACCGTGCGGTCGAGTCGGCGGACGCCGCCGCGCTGTTACGCACCCTCGTCGAGACGGTCGGCGTGCCGACGCTCGTGCACTGCTGCGCCCCGGACGTGCCGCTGGAGCTGATCCGCTGCACCGGTGCCGTCGCGGTCGCCCTCGACCTGGACCTCGTCACCGACCTGGACCCGCTGGGCGAGGCGATCGACGCCGGTCTCGGGTTGCTGGCCGGGGCCGCGCCGACCCGGCCGCCGTCGGCCGGTCGCGCTCCGACCTCCGCGCAGATCGCCGATCGGGTACGCCAGCTCTGGGACCGCCTCGGCTTTCCCCGCCGACAACTCGCCCAGCAGGTGGTGGTCACTCCCGCCTGCGGTCTCGCCGGTGCCACCCCGGAGTACGCCCGGGCGGTGCTCACCGCCTGCCGGGACGCCGGCCGACGGCTCGCCGAGGTGTGA
- a CDS encoding DUF4397 domain-containing protein has translation MQLSYVRRVAAGGAVAALTFAGVGAFTATPAYAATSKVSVVHGIPDTPVDVYVNGEKTLENFKPGDVAGPLNLEEGDYDIALTKPGEPIGSAILKADDAAVPGGANISIAAHLDAAGQPKITPFVNDVSKVGAGKARLVVRHTAAAPAVDVRAGGTPVFEDLTNPNEAKADVDAGGVQADVVLAGTETVAIGPADLNLKEGTATIVYAIGSAEGKTLGVVAQTISGLHSAPGGVPSGDGGQAGTGVQTWWYVLTGAGVLLLLGGGVRMATARTGRK, from the coding sequence ATGCAGCTCTCGTACGTCCGTCGGGTAGCCGCGGGTGGCGCGGTCGCCGCGTTGACGTTCGCCGGTGTCGGCGCGTTCACCGCCACCCCCGCGTACGCCGCCACGTCGAAGGTCTCCGTCGTGCACGGCATCCCGGACACCCCCGTCGACGTCTACGTCAACGGCGAGAAGACGCTGGAGAACTTCAAGCCCGGTGACGTCGCCGGCCCGCTGAACCTGGAGGAGGGCGACTACGACATCGCGCTCACCAAGCCCGGCGAGCCGATCGGCAGCGCGATCCTCAAGGCCGACGACGCGGCGGTGCCCGGCGGGGCGAACATCAGCATCGCGGCCCACCTCGACGCCGCCGGTCAGCCGAAGATCACGCCGTTCGTGAACGACGTCTCGAAGGTCGGTGCCGGCAAGGCCCGGCTCGTCGTCCGGCACACCGCCGCCGCCCCGGCGGTCGACGTACGCGCCGGTGGCACCCCGGTCTTCGAGGACCTCACCAACCCGAACGAGGCCAAGGCCGACGTCGACGCCGGCGGTGTGCAGGCGGACGTGGTGCTGGCCGGCACCGAGACCGTGGCGATCGGCCCGGCGGACCTCAACCTCAAGGAGGGCACCGCCACGATCGTCTACGCGATCGGCTCCGCCGAGGGCAAGACGCTCGGTGTGGTGGCACAGACCATCTCCGGCCTGCACTCCGCCCCCGGCGGTGTGCCGAGCGGTGACGGTGGGCAGGCCGGCACGGGCGTGCAGACCTGGTGGTACGTGCTCACCGGTGCCGGCGTACTCCTGCTGCTCGGTGGTGGGGTGCGGATGGCCACCGCACGGACCGGTCGCAAGTGA
- the ligA gene encoding NAD-dependent DNA ligase LigA, whose product MSEEQIGQQVSPAQEAAAGAEPTPQARERHATLSQELTEHQYRYYVLDSPTITDADFDRQLRELEALETEFPALRTPDSPTQRVGGTFSTDFTPVTHAERMLSLDNAFADEELAAWAERVERDAGGAVPYLCELKVDGLAINLTYEKGRLVRAATRGDGRTGEDVTANVRSIRDVPGRLTASADFPDVPDLIEVRGEIYFPVAAFADLNAGLVEQGKAPFANPRNAAAGSLRQKDPRITASRPLRLVVHGIGARRGFQPTAQSESYAALKAWGLPTSDRWRVVPDLAGVAEYIAYYAEHRHDVEHEIDGVVVKVDPVSIQGRLGSTSRAPRWAIAFKYPPEEVTTKLLDIDVNVGRTGRVTPFAVLEPVRVAGSTVALATLHNAREVERKGVFIGDTVVLRKAGDVIPEVLGPVIDLRPVDARPFVMPTTCPACGTPLAPAKEGDIDIRCPNTRSCPAQLRERVFHLAGRGAFDIEVLGYKGAAALLDAEVIADEGDLFQLDAEQLSRSPFFVNKDGTLGSNAVKLLDNLAVARERDLWRVLVALSIRHVGPTAAQALARHFRSMEAIDAASEEELSSVDGVGPTIAASIREWFAVDWHREVVRKWAESGVRMAEEAVDEGPRPLEGLTVVVTGTLAGFSRDQAAEAVQSRGGKLSGSVSKKTSFVVVGDNPGSKADKAASLKVPVLDEDGFRLLLDAGPDAAREVAQLGG is encoded by the coding sequence GTGTCCGAGGAGCAGATCGGTCAGCAGGTCAGCCCGGCTCAGGAGGCGGCGGCTGGTGCGGAGCCGACGCCCCAGGCCCGGGAGCGGCACGCCACGCTCAGCCAGGAGCTGACCGAGCACCAGTACCGCTACTACGTGCTGGATTCGCCGACCATCACCGACGCCGACTTCGACAGGCAGTTGCGCGAGCTGGAGGCGCTGGAGACGGAGTTTCCGGCGCTGCGCACGCCCGACTCGCCGACCCAACGGGTGGGTGGCACGTTCTCCACCGACTTCACCCCGGTCACCCACGCCGAGCGGATGCTGTCGCTCGACAACGCGTTCGCCGACGAGGAGTTGGCGGCGTGGGCCGAGCGGGTCGAGCGGGACGCCGGTGGCGCGGTGCCCTACCTGTGCGAGCTGAAGGTCGACGGGCTGGCGATCAACCTGACCTACGAGAAGGGCCGGCTGGTCCGTGCGGCCACCCGGGGCGACGGTCGCACCGGTGAGGACGTGACCGCCAACGTCCGCAGCATCCGCGACGTGCCCGGCCGGCTCACCGCGTCGGCCGACTTCCCGGACGTGCCCGATCTGATCGAGGTTCGGGGCGAGATCTACTTTCCGGTGGCCGCGTTCGCCGACCTCAACGCGGGCCTGGTGGAGCAGGGCAAGGCACCGTTCGCCAACCCTCGCAACGCCGCTGCGGGCAGCCTGCGGCAGAAGGACCCGCGGATCACCGCCTCCCGGCCGCTGCGCCTGGTGGTGCACGGCATCGGCGCCCGCCGGGGGTTCCAGCCCACCGCCCAGTCCGAGTCGTACGCGGCGCTGAAGGCGTGGGGGCTGCCGACCAGCGACCGGTGGCGGGTCGTCCCGGATCTGGCCGGGGTGGCGGAATACATCGCCTACTACGCCGAGCACCGGCACGACGTCGAGCACGAGATCGACGGGGTGGTGGTCAAGGTCGACCCGGTGTCCATCCAGGGCCGGCTCGGCTCGACCAGTCGCGCGCCGCGATGGGCGATCGCCTTCAAGTACCCGCCGGAGGAGGTCACCACCAAGCTGCTCGACATCGACGTCAACGTGGGGCGCACCGGGCGGGTCACCCCGTTCGCCGTGCTCGAGCCGGTGCGGGTGGCCGGCTCGACCGTCGCGCTGGCCACCCTGCACAACGCCCGCGAGGTCGAACGCAAGGGCGTGTTCATCGGCGACACGGTGGTGCTGCGCAAGGCCGGCGACGTGATCCCCGAGGTGCTCGGCCCGGTCATCGACCTGCGGCCCGTCGACGCCCGGCCGTTCGTCATGCCGACCACCTGCCCGGCGTGCGGCACTCCGCTCGCGCCGGCGAAGGAGGGCGACATCGACATCCGCTGCCCCAACACCCGCAGCTGCCCGGCCCAGCTGCGGGAGCGGGTGTTCCACCTCGCCGGTCGCGGCGCGTTCGACATCGAGGTTCTCGGCTACAAGGGCGCGGCGGCCCTGCTGGACGCCGAGGTCATCGCGGACGAGGGCGACCTCTTCCAGCTCGACGCCGAGCAGTTGTCCCGGTCCCCGTTCTTCGTCAACAAGGACGGCACGCTGGGCAGCAACGCGGTCAAGTTGTTGGATAATCTCGCCGTCGCCCGGGAGCGTGACCTGTGGCGGGTGTTGGTGGCGCTCTCCATCCGCCACGTCGGCCCCACCGCCGCCCAGGCGCTCGCCCGGCACTTCCGCTCGATGGAGGCCATCGACGCGGCCAGCGAGGAGGAGCTGTCCTCCGTCGACGGGGTCGGCCCGACCATCGCCGCCAGCATCCGCGAGTGGTTCGCGGTGGACTGGCACCGGGAGGTCGTCCGCAAGTGGGCCGAGTCGGGCGTACGGATGGCCGAGGAGGCGGTCGACGAGGGCCCGCGCCCGCTGGAAGGGCTGACCGTGGTGGTGACCGGCACCCTCGCCGGCTTCTCCCGCGACCAGGCGGCCGAAGCCGTGCAGAGCCGGGGCGGAAAGCTCAGCGGGTCGGTCTCCAAGAAGACGAGCTTCGTCGTCGTCGGAGACAACCCCGGCTCCAAGGCCGACAAGGCGGCCAGCCTCAAGGTGCCGGTGCTGGACGAGGACGGGTTCCGGCTGCTGCTGGACGCGGGTCCGGACGCCGCCCGCGAGGTCGCCCAGCTCGGCGGGTGA
- a CDS encoding VOC family protein, translated as MIGQLRSVVIDCPDPRALAAFYAELLGIPFAEGDSDDDWVVLGGPPGHQPRLAFQQALNLRSPAWPDPERPQQFHLDVTVDDIESAEKAALALGARRLPGEGEGFRVYADPAGHPFCLCWE; from the coding sequence ATGATTGGACAGCTGCGTTCAGTGGTGATCGACTGCCCGGATCCGCGGGCGCTGGCGGCGTTCTACGCCGAGCTGCTCGGCATCCCCTTCGCCGAGGGTGACTCCGACGACGACTGGGTGGTGTTGGGCGGCCCGCCCGGTCACCAGCCACGTCTCGCCTTCCAGCAGGCGCTCAACCTGCGGTCACCGGCCTGGCCGGACCCGGAGCGCCCGCAACAGTTCCACCTGGATGTGACGGTGGACGACATCGAGAGCGCGGAGAAGGCGGCGCTCGCACTCGGTGCCCGACGGCTGCCCGGTGAGGGCGAGGGTTTCCGGGTCTACGCCGATCCGGCCGGCCACCCGTTCTGTCTCTGCTGGGAGTGA
- a CDS encoding class F sortase, which translates to MTVRNRGALAAVAAGVAALTVAALVACGSQPAANVGADEATALADTPPPVATGPSVPVTAGELPAEAEVVRPVRLVIPEIGVTATVDAVGINERTDEFEVPPSVDRIGWYRHGPGLEAAAGSVVIAGHVDSAEQGRGAFFRLRELDQGDTVTATGSDGEARRYRVVAREEYAKTRIPLDRYFARDGKPRLTLITCGGPFDAEARRYRDNIVVTAVPA; encoded by the coding sequence GTGACGGTGCGCAACCGCGGCGCGCTGGCGGCAGTGGCCGCCGGCGTTGCCGCGCTCACCGTCGCCGCCCTGGTGGCGTGCGGCTCGCAGCCGGCGGCGAACGTGGGCGCCGACGAGGCGACAGCCCTCGCCGACACCCCACCGCCCGTCGCCACCGGCCCGTCGGTCCCGGTGACCGCCGGTGAGCTGCCCGCCGAAGCGGAGGTCGTCCGACCGGTACGGCTGGTGATCCCGGAGATCGGCGTCACCGCCACCGTCGACGCGGTCGGCATCAACGAGCGGACCGACGAGTTCGAGGTGCCGCCGAGCGTCGACCGGATCGGCTGGTACCGCCACGGCCCCGGCCTGGAGGCGGCGGCCGGATCGGTGGTCATCGCCGGTCACGTGGACAGCGCCGAGCAGGGCAGGGGTGCGTTCTTCCGGCTCCGGGAGCTGGACCAGGGCGACACGGTGACCGCGACCGGCAGTGACGGCGAGGCCCGGCGGTACCGGGTCGTCGCCCGGGAGGAGTACGCCAAGACCAGGATCCCCCTCGACCGGTACTTCGCCCGCGACGGCAAACCGCGGCTGACCCTGATCACGTGCGGTGGACCGTTCGACGCCGAGGCCCGCAGGTACCGGGACAACATCGTCGTCACCGCGGTACCCGCCTGA
- a CDS encoding sigma-70 family RNA polymerase sigma factor, giving the protein MTAPRQEPDPPVDDLDLRFRDGDEGALREAYDRYGRAVHHLATSMLANRTDAEDVTQATFVAAWLGRDTFDPAKGSLVGWLLGIGRRKVIDRMRASARETRVVETVRQLPEPTSTEPDPDRVVDRLVIADELARLPDDQRRMLELAFYDDLTHQQIATMTGVPLGTVKSHIRRGMASLKRRWEVDGAAPGPRPAGLSGAR; this is encoded by the coding sequence ATGACGGCCCCCCGACAGGAACCGGACCCTCCGGTGGACGACCTCGACCTGCGCTTCCGCGACGGCGACGAGGGGGCGCTGCGCGAGGCGTACGACAGGTACGGCCGCGCCGTGCACCACCTGGCCACCTCCATGCTGGCCAACCGCACCGACGCCGAGGACGTCACCCAGGCGACGTTCGTCGCCGCCTGGCTGGGTCGCGACACCTTCGACCCGGCGAAGGGGTCGCTGGTCGGGTGGCTGCTCGGCATCGGCCGCCGCAAGGTGATCGACCGGATGCGCGCCTCGGCCCGGGAGACCCGGGTGGTGGAGACCGTGCGGCAACTACCCGAGCCGACCTCCACCGAGCCGGACCCGGACCGGGTGGTGGACCGGCTGGTGATCGCCGACGAGCTGGCCCGCCTCCCGGACGACCAGCGGCGCATGTTGGAGTTGGCCTTCTACGACGACCTGACACACCAGCAGATAGCCACGATGACCGGAGTGCCGTTGGGCACCGTCAAGAGCCACATCCGGCGCGGCATGGCGAGCTTGAAACGCAGATGGGAGGTGGACGGTGCAGCACCTGGACCACGACCGGCTGGTCTTTCTGGCGCTCGGTGA
- the mnmA gene encoding tRNA 2-thiouridine(34) synthase MnmA yields the protein MRVLAAMSGGVDSAVAAARAVAAGHDVTGVHLALARNPQTYRTGARGCCTLEDSRDARRAADVIGIPFYVWDMADRFHEDVVDDFVAEYAAGRTPNPCLRCNEKIKFAAVLDRAVALGFDAVVTGHHARLGPDGLLRRSVDVAKDQSYVLAVLTREQLDRSIFPLGDSTKAQVRAEAAERGLAVADKPDSHDICFIADGDTRGFLAGRLGEAPGDVVDASTGAVVGTHTGAYAYTVGQRRGLHLDRPAPDGRPRYVLSITPKTNTVTVGPAEALEVSEVRAVRPVWTGGPLPGSPVECEVQLRAHGSVVPATVALDGDLLHAELRRPVRGVAAGQALVAYRPDPAGDVVLGSATITG from the coding sequence GTGCGGGTTCTGGCGGCGATGTCGGGCGGGGTTGACTCGGCCGTGGCGGCGGCGCGGGCGGTGGCGGCCGGGCACGACGTGACGGGCGTGCACCTGGCGCTGGCCCGCAACCCACAGACCTATCGGACCGGGGCGCGCGGCTGCTGCACCCTGGAAGACTCCCGCGACGCCCGCCGGGCCGCCGACGTGATCGGCATCCCCTTCTACGTGTGGGACATGGCCGACCGCTTCCACGAGGACGTGGTGGACGACTTCGTCGCCGAGTACGCCGCCGGTCGCACACCGAACCCCTGCCTGCGCTGCAACGAGAAGATCAAGTTCGCGGCGGTGCTGGACCGGGCGGTGGCGCTGGGCTTCGACGCGGTGGTCACCGGGCACCACGCCCGGCTCGGCCCGGACGGGCTGCTGCGGCGCAGTGTCGACGTGGCCAAGGACCAGTCGTACGTCCTCGCCGTGCTCACCCGCGAGCAGCTCGACCGGTCGATCTTCCCGCTCGGCGACTCGACCAAGGCGCAGGTCCGCGCGGAGGCCGCCGAGCGTGGCCTGGCGGTCGCCGACAAGCCGGACTCGCACGACATCTGCTTCATCGCCGACGGCGACACCCGTGGCTTCCTGGCCGGGCGGCTCGGCGAGGCGCCCGGCGACGTGGTGGACGCGAGCACCGGCGCGGTGGTCGGCACCCACACCGGCGCGTACGCGTACACGGTGGGGCAGCGTCGCGGGCTGCACCTGGACCGGCCCGCCCCGGACGGCCGGCCGCGCTACGTGCTCTCCATCACGCCGAAGACCAACACGGTGACCGTCGGCCCCGCCGAGGCGCTGGAGGTGTCCGAGGTCCGTGCCGTTCGTCCGGTCTGGACCGGCGGCCCGCTTCCGGGCTCCCCGGTGGAGTGCGAGGTGCAGTTGCGCGCGCACGGCAGCGTGGTGCCCGCCACCGTCGCCCTCGACGGTGATCTGCTGCACGCCGAGCTGCGTCGGCCGGTACGCGGCGTCGCCGCCGGTCAGGCCCTCGTCGCGTACCGGCCGGACCCGGCCGGTGACGTGGTCCTCGGCTCGGCGACCATCACCGGCTGA